The genomic stretch GACACATGATAAACAGTCCCTGACACTTGGGAACTGGACAATGTCACATACTATGGTAAATTTAGGATTCTCACAGAATGAACCAGGTGTAAATATTAGTCCTTTTGACACAAAATAAGGGTTATGGATTCACACATAACACATCACCTAGCTATGGATTCTCACATAACGAGGTAACAAAAGAAGGGGTTCTGGATTCTCTTAGAACAAAAAAGGGTCGATTACGGATTCCCTCGCAATGACAAAGATATGTTTCAgattttcaatccaccgagacgctcattttttcctAAGTCGCTCTTTCAGGTTTTCGACTTAGGGAGCTCTTCTTTTTTTTAGGCGAATTATTTCTTGACCATATCAGTATTCAGGGGAAGTGGGAATTCTtcaccatccatagtcgtgagaaCCAAAACACCGCCCGAGAAGGCTTTCTTGACAATGTATGGGCCTTCATAATTGGTAGTCCATTTGCCCCTGGGGTCTGGTTGAAGAGGGAATATATTCTTGAGCACGAGATCACCTTTCCTGAATCTTCGAGGTCTGACTTTCTTGTCAaaggctttcttcattctttcttggtAAAACTGACTGTGGCATAATGCAgtcattcttttttcttcaataagattcaactgatcatatctaGCTTGACACCATTCTGCTTCTGATAATTTGGCTTCCATCAGGATCCTTAAGgagggaatctcaacctctattgggaGTACGGattccatgccatatactaagGAGAAAGGTGTTGCCCCAGTCAAAGTGTGAATtgtagtacggtacccatgcagagcaagagggagcatttcatgccagtctttgtaagtcacaactatcttctggacaatcttctcaatattcttgttagctgcttctatcGCTCCATTCATCTTAGGACGGTAGGGAGAGgaattgtgatgctcaatcttgaactcATCACACaactctttcatcatcttgttgttcagatcggaaccattatcagtaatgatcttgttgGGTACGCCGTAGAGATAGATgagattgttcttgataaatcttacTACCATTTGTcgagtaacattggcgtaagagaCAGCTTCgccccatttggtgaagtaatcaatggcgactaggatgaaacgatgtccatttgaAGCCTTTGGTTCAATCATTCCAATGATATCAATTCCCCaaatagagaaaggccatggagaggagatAATGTTGAGAAGCGTCggaggcacatggatcttatcagcatagatctggcatttgtggaaCTTGTTCAGATAtctgtaacagtcagattccattgtcattcaatagtaacctgctctcagtaTCTTCTTGTCATtgcatgtccattggcatgagttcCAAAATATCCTTCGTGAATTTCTTGCATTTATTGGTTTGCTTCGTGACTATCCACGCATTTGAGCAATACCCTGTCGAAATTCCTTTTGTAGAGCACATCCCCTGTTAGGAAGAAATTACCGGACAATCTTCACAAAGTTCTTTTGTCTTTGCTAGAGCCCCAGGTGGGTACTCTTATTTTTGAAAGAAGATTTTAATGTCATAAAACCACAGCTTGTCATCTGTGACGGCTTCAACAGTGAATACATGAGTTGGCCCATCCAGGCGCATGATTGTAATTTAATGTGCTTCATTTGGAAACTTCACTTGATATATGGAAGCCAAGGTAGCCAATGCATTTGTCATTTGATTTTCCTCACGAGGTATCTGATGGAaatcaactttgttgaagaaggtTAGCAGTCTTCGAGCATAATCTTTGTAAGgtattaaaccaggatgacgggtttcccattctcctttgatctgattaATAAGTAGAGCATAATATCCATACACATCTAGAATCCTGATTCTAAGATCAATGACTTCTTCtagtcccatgatacaagcttcgtactCTGCCATATTGTTGGTCCAGTCGAACATCAGTCTTACAGTAAACGGTACATGAGAACCTTGTGgcataacaatgattgccccaattcctttaCCATAAGTATTAACAGCTCCATCAAATATCAAACCCCATCGGCATTCAGGATCAAGTCCTTCTCCATGTAAAGGTTCCTCATAATCTTTTGATTTCAAATACATGatctcttcatctgggaagtcgtCTTGCAAGGATTGGTCATCATCAATAGGTTGAGAGGCCAGATGGTCGGCTAAAATACCTCCTTTGATGGCTTTTTGGGCACGATATTGGATGTcgtacttgtcataccccaaacttgtcctacccttttatctggcttatgtttctcatttcatctgcattttcattaggtcatctaacactcatGTATCATTAACCAATGAActtggcatgggatcaaggatcttggaggATTAAGGGTTTCATGTGGATCAGGCAGGCTTGTTTCAATTAAAATTCTCCAGAGCCAGGGATAAGGTTTGCTTCTTACCTCAAAGTTTTGATTACATATTCCTCAGGTCTTCTCTTTATAGAGGCAGGCTTGTTTCAACAGTTGGGCTTATTCACCAAACAAAGATTAATTCATGGTGTTACTTGTGTTATAAGTCATTTACTTTGAGGTATTTGCAAAATTTGGAGGAAAAAATAAGGTGGGGGTTTTGTTTCAAGTTCGAAAACTTTGGTCATATCCTTTCACTTTTAGTTAAGGTTTCGTTGGTGGTATGGATTCAAGTTGCAAAAGTGAAGAAAGATTCAATATTCGAATTCAAAAGAAATGGAGGAAAAAGATTAATTCATATTTCATTTGGAGAAGGAATTTAAACTTAATTTCGCGGTCAAACAAATTACAAGCAAATATTTCAATACATGTTCAAAATCCAATCATATCATTACAACATTAAAAAAATGGAGTTTGACCTATGGAACAAAATCTAAAGCTTATTTCCCTCTAACCTCCAGTTTCCTTCCAGAATATCTAGCTTTCTTCATTGAAGGTTCATCATTTGCCTTCATATATACTCCATCCAGACCCACCACGCCATCATGAACCCGATCATTCATCAAAATTCATATTTGAAACTCATGCCCTGCACATATAAACCCAGACAAATCCAAACTGCATCAGTATTCTGATTATGACATAAAATACAACAGCCCTGCATCAAACAACTTCAAATATCCCAAACTCACTTGAAAATTCACTTTGAACCTATACCTATCTATTGCACTGCAGAGAAATAAATATGCAGCAAAGTAAGACCTGGTCCACCACACAAACAACCCTACATAAAACCAATTcggaaaaatcaacaaaaacaactaacACCCTAACTCTTTCAGTTAACATTTCACTACCAGCAGTTTGTTTTATTACCAATTAACCATCATTCAACAGTCCCTAAACTCAACTAATTTCTTAACAGTTCAAGACATACTTCCAATAAAAAAAGTCCCATGTTCAGCTCTGCATATTCATATAAAACCAAGACATACATTCACTAGTTAAAACCAAATGACTAACCTTCAGCTCATATTTCACATTGCAACTGACAGGAGCCTTCAACTTCTAACATTTCTAACCGACTGTAACCTGCACATTACAATAACCACACACCCAGGCTACACATTATAAACATACAGATTCCAGAAAAAAGGGCATTCCAAAATAGAATTTCTTTCAAAACAGCCCTGCACAAAGATGAAATGGGAGTTAGTTAACGTTCAAAACAATATGCAGCCATATGTACAAAGCTGCCAATTCGACGTGTCAGTCAGAGATCCCTAACCACTGGCTCATAATTACTTCCAGCAGCTAAAATACAGTTTTAACTACTAACGACCAGTAACGAGATTGCTACTCACCTTTGAAGCTAACTCGAAATGATCCAAGCTTCTTGTTTTCACTATGCCAACTTGCTCCCACCAAAATAAactccagctgcatctacatacATAACCATACATGACATCAATAACAGTCACTACTAATCCTACATGTCAGATTCAATCACCCCAACCTATAAAAGCTCccttccctccacaattcaagtTTCATACGCCACTTCTCTTCTCCACCATAAGATCATTCATCATCCATTTCACTCTCTTCACGCACCATTCTTCACCTTCATTCATCTACAATTCTCCTCTTCTCCAATTCATCCCTCAACCTCTCTCTCTCCCCCATATTCGCTCATCCACAAAAGCCATTGGAGCTTCACCTCGGAGCTTCCATAAGCTTGAGCTTGGCCTCAATCCACTCATTCTCACACGCAAGAACCACTCAGAACAACATCCAACACAGAAAAATGAAATAGATAAAGAAGAAGGAGCTTAAAGAAGGTAGAGAGGAGTACCAGAAAATTACCTGAATTGAAGTATCCCTCGTGTTTATTTTGCCAGCCGTCGAAGAGTCACCGGAACTGCTCCGGGAGGTAAGTGGCGTCGAACTCCCAATTCTACCCTGCTTTAGCGTTGTTCCATATTGTTTGTCACGTTCCCTTGCTTATCGCTCGCAAATTGCTAAAACTCTGCTCTATTACGGAGGTTTGCACAAACTAGGGTTCGTAATCCCTCACTCGATTTGTGACGAGGGAGCCTCTTTCAGGCGAAATTGAGGCGAGATTCTGATAGAAGGTGGAGAGAGGTTTGTAACGAGGTCATGATTTCCAGATTTGGCcaagctccgccgcctccggcacGGAGGAGAGATTGCCGGCGAGGGAGGTTTGTTCGAGAGAGGGAAGATCGAGAAAAGAGAGTTTGAGAATGGGATGTGATGTGAAGAGTCACAAACAATAaccctaaggctatgtttggatatcacaaaatgaacggagcggaatggagcagagcggagtgggatggagcggaATGGAACGGAGCGAATCGAATGTACCATTCCATTGGACAAAttgttcattccgcccaaatcggaggggaagaaatatggtggtaagtgatggaatggaatggaatccataccactcctttccgcttcgctccatccgtttttaaattatccaaacaacggaatatcattttattccattccattccgctccgctccatctgattccatcaatccaaacaaagcctaaatCCCTTTTCAGATTAAACTTTTTTAGTTTTattcatttcatttttaattgataTAATTTCTGATGGATCAAACAAAAACTTCTTTGGGCCTTGGCACCGAATTGCTAATCACCTCCCCCTTAAGCCCATGCACCATCTATTTTTAGTCTTGCTGAATGTTGCATCAACAAAAACCTCTTGGGCCAAGCCCCTGGGCCTGTGCGCCTGTTTGCTGATTACACTCGTTAAGTCAATTTTGCACCACCCTGATTCACATGAAAATTGCTAGAATTTAGGATTCTTTTACAtggatttttcacatttttttaggcaataaaaatacaaattttctCTTGTTATATTTTAGATTTTAGTACCATTTTGACATAgaaaaatacacttaaaaaaaTACTAGTTTTTAGGCTTATCATTTcattttttcttccataaaaatcccacaaaaatagtagtatttttagactaattttagtaTTAATTTTTAGATCACTTCTTTTATTCTTTTGTGTCATTTCCATGTTATGATTTTGGTATGATTTTGTtacttagcttttggccatattttggccTATTTTATTAATATCATTTGTATActccttttagaatctatcccattgTCATGTTAACTTTAGGTAGATATCTCCTTGTAGATCATTACACAACTATTAGGATAGAATAATCATTAGGTTAGTATCCCCTCTttcatttccttttcttttacaagattaaaacacctaataaatactcaaaataaaatccctctaaaagatacaaaaaaaaacacttaaaacattaataaaggtcaaaataataataaaaaggaacGAAAACTCTCGTtcctcttgtttaaggggatcacttgagtggaagttcccaaccataaaaaatacaaacaaaGAGTCGCTCGAACCTCGCTTGTTTAAGGGAGTAACTCGAAACGCTCGACAaacttctctctcttctctcctgcCTTTCTTGGCATTCTTAATGGCACCTTTATTTCCGCTCGATCGCATCATAGGTcatccccttatgcaagagcgcgaatgttaactccgcccaagtataaaacacaaaaacaaacaaaaacatgtgagccgaactacatCGCTCTGATTcccgaaagggatacgtaggcatcaagtcgcggggcttgaacgagcacaagtgtaaataattccttcttttccccgtatttcttttgcatgcattcgcattaggCATagatatagtacacaccctttagatagaaaaaaacataggtggataccatcgagtacgatggcaagaggggtgctagtaccttcccttTGCGTAACCGACTCTTGTATctagttctctggtcgaaagaccttgttcttattcgttttaggtttgatggtgtttctttccttttaagatagatatgttagtggcgactctgctattcatttttcgcgagcgtgcgacagtactatgataataacatctgccaacgggaaaTTCTTCCAGTCAACGCAGGCTTTTCAAACAAGTATTTGATTGGACCAATTTTGGATATGAGATATGTCATATGAGTCAACATGTATTGCCttagccggcgagcagcccatacaagAGTGCAGCAAGTTTTCTAGAGTAGtgaatatcttgtttcacagtcggtatactttttgctcaagtaataaatggcatgctcttttcgaccataCTCGTCTTGCTGATCCATGACACACCCCATAGAATCTTCAAGTCCGGTCAAATGCatgatcaaaggtcttccttccactagagCGCTTAAAATTAGAGGTTCCAGCAGGTATTCTTTGATATTCTCAAAATCTTTCAGACATTCTTCTGTCCATTTACACTCTTGGTCCTTGCGGAGAAGCTTAAAGATCAGTCCACAAGTTGTAGTCATGTGAGAGATAAATCtagagatgtaattcaatcgtccaagaaaACCTCTGACTTGTTTTTCAGTTTTTGGAGGAGGCATTTTTTGAATGACCTTGACATtgtcgggatcaacctcaatacctcttTGGTTGACGATGAAACCTAGTAGCTTTCTAAAGCGGACACCAAATGTATACTTACTTGGATTCATACGCAACTTGTATTTTCTCAAACGTTGGAACAACTTTAGTAGACGCCCCACATGTTTTTCTTCTGATGAAGGCTTTCCAATCATGTCATCcatataaacttcaatttctttatgaatcatatcatggaagagagtcgtcatggctctttgataagttgctccAGCATTCTTCAGACCAAATGGCATTACACGGTAATAAAACGTGCCCCAGGGTGTGATAAAAGTTATTTTCTCCATATCTTAAGGTGCCATCATAAtctgattgtaccctgagaatccatccataaatgaGAAGACTTTAAACTTAGCAGTGCTATCCACAAGCATATCAATGTGGGGTAGCGGGAAATTATCTTTTGGACTTACTCTGTTtaaatctctgtaatcaacacacattcggacTTTTCCATCCTTTTTGGGAATatgcactatgttggccaaccattgaggatattctgatgtGACGAGGAAACTAGCGTTGATTTGCTTCTGTAcctcttctttgatcttatcTGCCATATTTGGGTGAGTTCTTctcaacttttgcttgacaggtgGACATTGTGGTTTCAATGGTAATATGTGCTCTACAAtagtggtatccaacccaggcatatcttgatagctccaagcaaagacatccacatattttttcaaaaagtcaACCATTTTATTTTTGCCGCTTTCTTCTAACAATGCCCCAATCCGCacttcttttttctcttcttcagtaccCATATTGATTACTTCCAAAGGCTCTTTGTGCGGCTCAATGATCTATTTCTCGTGCTCAAGTAGACGATTGATCTCTCAGGGATCTCTTCACTACTCTCTTCCTCAGCTTCGTACACAaggtgaaattctggtatgacagactcaggatgtaaGTCACGATGTCAATACATCTGATATGTTATTAGCTTAGCTAAGGCAGGACAGAATGATCCCCAACTTTTTATTACCCCTAAGAGGAAGCAGTCCACGAGTACTGGGACCATGttagttcagtcaacataaccagattgtaaacttcATTGGTT from Vicia villosa cultivar HV-30 ecotype Madison, WI linkage group LG4, Vvil1.0, whole genome shotgun sequence encodes the following:
- the LOC131597694 gene encoding uncharacterized protein LOC131597694, coding for MYLKSKDYEEPLHGEGLDPECRWGLIFDGAVNTYGKGIGAIIVMPQGSHVPFTVRLMFDWTNNMAEYEACIMGLEEVIDLRIRILDVYGYYALLINQIKGEWETRHPGLIPYKDYARRLLTFFNKVDFHQIPREENQMTNALATLASIYQVKFPNEAH